The nucleotide sequence AGCGGTGGACTCCTGCGAACAAATAAGGATACTTCCAAAAGGTGGCTTTGTAGAATCACTGTCTTAAAATTGGAAAGTTTTGAGCACTTGCAATTCTCAAGCTAGTGCCTGAAAAAAAGAGACGTGGGAGTTCCAGTTATGTAAGATGGATTCTGACTCCACGTACAAAAATAGCCCAGGCCTGCCTGGTTGCTTGAATCTACTGCCCTCAGGCATTGCAAACAGGGAGAAGGCAGGTCTAGGCTCCAAGGGATCTGGAGACTACACTATTGGAACTGttctttttaattcagaaaaagattacaaaattaggtgagaaaatagatatttagaatgaggaaaaaaattaaatcacatttttaaaatatgacaaatacCACAAATACCCTCAAAcccagaaaaataatattatttttaattaattcacttCTGGATTTacttccatattattttttaagacactttttttttgctGTGTACCCTTTGATCACCCTTTCATACGACAGCAAtcatgtaacattttttaaagagaaaagaaaattcattatttCCCTCATGATGGTTGagttaaaatttgtattttttgtgttGATAATATTTAAAGTACTTCAGAGTCCCAATTTGATATTAGAAATGTCCTGTGGTCATTTAGTATAGTTGTCAAAGTTGTGAAAATGTCTATCaaaatttctttcatgtttcaGCTGTACTATTTCGGGGCATTTCAAGTTTTCTTGTGCAATGACTACTTTTAAGCGGTCTTCGAATTGACAATTGGCTTTAACTATTATGTGATTGGTGTTCTTGTAGGGTAATATTCTGagtgttttattatcttttttttttacaaattggcatatttgtttatttctcaatTTATGAAAATGAACTTAATTTGTTGATGTAGCAAACAAATTTCAACTCGATTGCTATACAAAGGTACAGAAGATAATCTGCTTTGCTGTGAACTTTAAGGTTCAGTTGCACACAGGTGACATGCTATATGTGACAAAATTACTAACCGAATTGTAGGtattaaatactgaaaaaagaTGACAGTTTATTATAACTGATCTTATTTAACAATCTAGGAAGTTGGCAGCCATCAGCAGCTCCCATACAATTGCAGGTGCAGTTGGGAATTCAGGCATCTCCATGGAGCTGTTGGTGTAGAGAACCTCGTGGGTCAAATGCATGCATACTTTTGGTAGCACGTGTGATGGGATGTCTCTAAAACTGACTTCATTAATTTCATTCTTAGCAAACTGACCTGGGCCACGCAACGTGGTTTTTATTGTTCCAGATGCTAGTGCATGttgtctttttataataaattcatGACCATCCAAAGGTATCAATTTGACATACATGGCGTCATTGCCTTCATAGCCACTAtgggttttctcttttctacCCATTACATTCTTACCAAATTCCACTTCACTTCCACAGGAACTTCAGTAGTTTCTGGGTGAGGTGGGGACACAGAGTCTGTTGCCTGCTTCCATCTACAGAAAGTCTGAGTACTTTATTATCTTTGTCACTCTGTTCATATTGGTTATATCAGCAGGTAACTTacgcttttaaaaaatgtcttcttaTGATTTACTTCTTTTCATTAATTGGAATCTCAAACCAAGTGCCTACTTATTATTTCTATTTGGAAATTATCTcttcatataaaaaattattgctTTTGATATGATATGAATTTTTGTTGTGCCGCAACTCAGTTTTCATTGTAGGATCTTGTTCTTGATTTCCTTGCACATAGTTTTGATTCTCTGTCCTACACCACTGATTTTTACCTGAGTTTTTAAACTTACTttgtatgcaaattttaaaacacaaaataaataaagccaaattatctgaaatttccatttgttttattgaAACTTCCCAAAACATCCTTCCAAATTTCATTTAATATGGAATATTCCCAACTTAATTTCTCTGTAGCCAGGTCCCAAAAGATAGTCACAGTCATGTGGAAGTGAACTGCTCCAGGTGAAGTGTGAGGAAGGAGTAGTAGGCACAGGAAGAGAAACCAGTCTTCATCAGCTGAGGTTAATACGTCTTACTTTCATAAATGTTGAATCCAAAACTTCCATCATGTTAACACATTGCCGAAGTCTTTCTCTCGGGGACTTTGGAAGGACTCTTGCAGGTGCAGGGCTCCGAGGGTTAAGCTTCAATAGCTTCTTGGTAAATGGTCCTCTGCTGCCCACCTGAATATGGATCTAGCCATGAGCAATCCAAAGAGCATATGGGCTCTGAAGTTGTAGATGGCTTCCATGATAATATATTCCAGAACCTCAGCCTTGCATGGGACAGAGAAAGGAGCAAGGGAAGGTAAGTTAGGCAATTTCACTAAGGACTTGTTCAGATTTGAAGACTGGCAAGAATGACAACTTGGGCTCAGCTGAAGACTGTTGTCCCTTCTCTTAACTACTGAAGAAATAAACTAATAGTGCAAAGAACAAACATGTGAGTAAAGAGACATTTCTTCTTAAGGCTCTCCAAGTTCCTTGCCACAGCAACCTGAAGATTACTACTCAAAATTGGGTAACTGTCAGGGCCAGAGGCCTAGAAGCCTCTAATCTTCCCTCAATTACCCCCAGGAGGAGTAACTTCTGCCCTCAAATGCCCACTGCCGCATTGGGCTTACTGCAGGCCTGGCCCTGTTGTACGactgagaagagaaaatgggCCAGAGTTAAGGTTTCTAACACAGGCCAGGGTGGCCAACAGGCCTGGCTTTTCTGAGACTGGGGTGTTTCCCAAGATGTAGGTCTCAGTTAAAAGTCAGGAGAGTCCCGGGAGAATAAGGATGATTTGCCACCCTAAACCCTACATGGAGTCCTGTATCACAGTAATCCCTCAGGACCAGAACATGGACTGTGGAGGAAGCTAAACTGAGTTTGAATCCAGTTTCTAGTCATAGGTCTTGGGCAAATGGCTTAACATTTCTGGGCCTTATTTGAAAACCAGAGATAACAATGACTATAATCTAGAAgttttgtgagaaataaattactTACTAACTGTAAAGATCCTAGTATAGAGTCTGATACTTTCAAAACCAGCCACTCTCATCAATATCACTCACATTACCATCATCCAAAGAGTTAGGTCGGGGGGTGGTGGTGTGTACTCAACAGCAGTTTCCAGCTGATGGTGATATTTTCAACCAGGTTAATTGCAGCATCAGGACTCAATTGAGTCTTTCCAAATGAAAGCAGGATCTTTGAAAATGTCTTGGGGGTCCTAGAGAACAAATTTCTGTCTTGGGGAAGGGAACTGGCAAGAACCAGGAAAGTTAAACATGTCTGATCAAATGGGCTGGTTTCATGGTACCAGCCCCATCAGGGGATTAGAACCACAACCAGAAAACCTGAAGctggtttgaatcttggctttgTGTCCTTGGGTGACAAATACTTCTCCGTATGTATCCTGTAGAAGAATATTTAAATGAAGATTACTACTAAGAGATGCTGAAATCCTAGCACTGAGCCTAGCTCCTGCTAGACATTGACTAGGTGAGCTCTCTACACTTGCTATAGGTTAAAGGGTGATACAGATGAGCTGTCTTTAGCCTAGTAAAGCTGAGGGGTCATGTACCACTCTTAGAGCCCATGACAAATGAGCCAGACACTCAATGCCTTACTGCAAGGCCTGCAATGATCTCTTTTGGCCAATTGCACATAGGTCCATCTATTCCGTATTGCCAATCTGGATGTCAAAATGTCTGAGATCAGATCGGCTCCCAAAACAGAAACTTGGGATAAAGTGTCCATATTCCAATGATCAGTTAGGCTGTGAGACCCAAGTGGGAGTGCCAATTAGGGTATCAGGAAGCTCTAGACATATATGAGAAAGCCCTAAAGAAGGGGCGGTGGTAGTGACATTGAAGTCCAAAATAAGCTATAAATCCCTCTAAGGCAGAAGTTGTGGTATCTGTCTCAGCAGCAGCAGTTCCATCCCAGGATGGCAACAGATCCTTGCTGCTACTGCTGCTTGTGGAAGCTCAGCTTGCAACGGTCTTCTAGaagctggggaaggagaggatcGAACTTTCATTGGACAGATAGTTGGTTGGCTTCATGACTCCACAGACTGCACAGACTGGTTTAGATAAAGGGAATGTCCTTTGGTTCAGTTGTGGGAACTATTTTGGATCTGGAGGGGAAATTGGGTGAGCAATATGTCAGTAGTGATAAGGCAGTTTATTTCTACTGCACAGCAGCAATTGTCCTCATCGGGTTGTACTTACTGGTGTTGAGAATTCCAGAGAAGCATGCATTTGGCAAAACAGAGGGAACCAATTGGGTCAGAAAGAGCTGAGACCTCCCATGGAAGAGTGTTCCAAAGGTCTGGGGAAAAATATGTTCACTAGTAAACCTGCTAATTTCTTTGCCAAGAAACCACtgttttctattgttatttttaaaacttaagtttGTTCTCTACATCCATAGCCGTACCTCAAATATCTAGTAGGGTGACTAGCTTGATGAAGGGTCCAATAAACTTTTGTTCAATGGTTgaacaaagaaattaatgaacacatgaatatattcatctttaagcattactattttttttaagattttatttatttatttatttagcatgtgcatgtgagcggggagaggggcaaagggagaaagatagtgagaatctcaagcagactccatgcagaccatggagcctgatgtggggtttgatctcatgatcctgggatcatgacctgaggttaAACtgagagttggatacttaaccaacttaaccatccaggcacccctaaaatactGGTTTTCAAATGCCCTGGGTGACTTTAGCTGCAGGTTATCCATTCAGGGATCTGTTAAATAACTAGAATATCAGAAAATTGGACAAAAGCATAATGTTGTAGAAATTAGAGGGGAATTGCATCCCAACTCAAAAGGCAGACAGTATTTCTTAGTTGCCATAATTAATTATTTGACCCAAAGTAATATGTTGTCTAAAGTTACTGCACAGATTTGGAGCTGAGGAGTGTTTTCACTTGAAATTCTTTTGGCTGATCTAATGAAGCCTTGTATTCCCCACAGTGAAGAAGCAATAGTTGTTGTTTGATGTATCTAAGAGAGCAAGATGAACCCATCTTGTTATATAAAGGTTTAGGTAGCAGCAGTTTAAAATGCAAAAACTCACCCTATGTAttatcattttttcaaaatagttaCATTCTAAAACTTTAAGAGTTAAAAAGAGCTCTGCTTTAGACAATTTTCCCACTGCTGTCTTTTATGAGGgcttctaaaataatattttctcctttagagaaaaacacaaactttctaaattaatttaaGCTATGTGCTTTATTGTTCATCACCTTTGGCACATCATGTAGCAAATCTTATACTAAAAATCAGCATGTGGAGCATTAGCACAATCCACAAAATcgtcttggaggaaaaaaatttaaagaaatatccCAAGGCATAACATGCAAAACCACTTTTCGCTAATCAAAGAATCATTGCGGACTTGGCTGACAATCCTCTAATAAATTATCTTCATTGTTGCTCAGAAACTTATATGCTCTGTGAATACAGCACATTCCATATTATCTAAAATTCAGTATTGAGGTTTGAGGCTGTTTTTAGTCCAGCAAGGGAATGAAAGATGACTTTTCACTTAATTCCCATGCCCTTTTGTGCCCCTAGCAAAATTGTTGACCTTTCTGTGTTTACATTCATAGAACAGAAACCCTAACTTGATTAATAAGGATGCAAAAAGAATTAGCTTGAGTTTGTGATTAATTCAGCTGCATCAACTTACTTTGCATACACTAACTAAATCAGAGAAGTTTAGATAGCCTGTTGTGTATATTTATTTCGTTTAATACAAATtgagatttctaaaatatgtgcACTTGACTTTTTTCTAAGTAGAAAATTTATCCATAATCCTGGTCAATACTGGTTTTGTACTGAAGATTGAGGATATTAAGTAGATTATATCGCCAAGAAACCACtgttttctattgttatttttaaaacttaaataagtGATTTTCTTATCTATGGTCATGATACTTAAGGAAACTCACTAGGTGGGTCACTTTATCTACTCAAAGATATAACCTGATATTACTCTGAAATGAACTGTAGAGCCAGGGTAAGTATTTTGGAGGATATATTTTGAACAAATACTTGGCAACAGTATTATTTGCATATGATGAAAAtgataagaatattttattttattttattttatttagaaatcaaTTAACCTCCTACAAAAAGAAAGCTTAAGAGAACATCTATACCTAGATGGGCCAAACCTGTTAAGTCCATGACTGTACTCCAAACCCCTCAGGAGATGAGTCCACAGAACTTAGAGAGGGCACAATCATGCCATACAACTGCTAAAACCATCTTCTGCTTCAGTGCCTTTCTCTGAGAATAGTGTAGCAGAGCAAGAGTATTGTCAATGTCTGAACACTTTCTGTGACAATTTTCTTCATAAAGAAAGCAAGatgttagaaaaatgtttctaggaCAATATTACTTATGCCCTGTTTCATTACACTCCCTTGGTTTAAAATGattcttctttcaaagaaaccCAAAATCCTACAAATATAATCCATATTGTTGAGTTGGACTACAGAACAATCATTTAAAGATGCTGTCTGGCCATTCACTAATTCACTTATTTAACAAACACTGACTGAGAAATAAGGAGGTCAGctaaaaggaaggaagacacTAAAGATGCTCACAGGTTGCTGTTTGGAAAGGGCCTCTCAGGAAAGTAAACTGATGAGGAATGCATGTCTGGCTCTTGGGTTTGTAAGTCCAGAAATTCAATTTTTCAGCATATCCATAGGTGATATGACTCAGGAGGACAAATGCCTGAGACATGGtataataaacaaagaaaagaaagaatcctgaaagcagcaaaagaaaagtgattcatcacatacaaGGGAGCTCCCATAAGATTCTCAgaagatttctcagcagaaacatTTCAAGCCAGGAGggagtgggatgatatattcaaagtgctaaaagaaaaaaaaaaaacaacaataacaacaaacctgccaaccaagaatactctattgggcaaaactgtccttcaaaaaatgaaggagaagtaAAGATCTTCCCAGGTTAAAAAAAGCTGAGTGAATTCATCACCCACCAGGCATGCCTTACAAAAATTGctaaaggaagtccttcaggTTGAAATGACCAAAGGATGCTAGGCAGCTACACgaaaggatataaaaatgtaaagctcTCTAGTAAAGGTAAACATATAGACAAATACAGAATCCTATAACACTGTAATAGTGCTGCACAATCATTTTCAACTTAGGTATAGAATTTAAaggataaaaacacaaatatgtaattataaaactaTGTTAAAGGATACAAAACATTAAATAGCTATAATATGTGACAATGATAACATACAATGGTGGAGGGAGATGTAAAGGAGTAGAGTTTTAATGTGActgaagttaagttgttatcaatttaaaatagattgttataaCTAGAAGATATTTTGCATAATCtgcatggtaaccacaaagaaaacaccTGTAGAAGTCgtgcaaaggaaaatgagaaaggaatcaaaatatgtcattacaaaaaaaaaaatcaataaaacacaaAGGGAGGCaacaagagagaggaaaaagacaaagtaactatagaaaatacagaaaccagtgggtgggggtgggagtaaCAGGGTGACGGGTactgaggagggcacgtattgtgatgagcactgggtattatacgtaactaatgaatcattgaacactacatcaaaaactaatgatgtactatacagtggctaactgaacataataaaaaataaaaaataaaataaaaaaataaaaaatggttttatcacacacacacaaaagaaaatacagaaaccaaagaacagaatAGCAATATAAGGACCTTTCCTGTCATTAACTAGTTCTAATAGAAATGGCTTTAACTctccaaacaaaagacatagaacagatgaatggatgaaaaagtaAGTTCCCACCATATGCTGTCTAAGATACTCACTTTAGATATAACGAcagtgaaagaatggaaaaagatactccatgcaaatagtaaccaaaacagaGTAGGGATGGAtgtacttatatcagacaaaatcaGTCAAAAGctgttacaagagacaaagaaggacattatataatcataaataatCAACTCACAAGGAAGATATAacacttataaatatatttgcaccTAGCAGCAGAGCAACAAAATGAATGGTGCAAAtattgacagaattgaaggggGGATATGGACAGTAACAAATAACAGTAGAGACTTCAATACTCTTAATAATAGGTAGATCAGTCAGacagatcaataaggaaacagaggacttgaacaacactatagaccaaTTGGTCCTAATAGACATGAACAACGCATTCCACCTAACAAGAGCAGAATATTCTTCTCAAGCCCACATAGAATATTCTCCATGATTGATCACAcattaagccacaaaacaaaataactaccacttcctttcttccccctagCTAAAGCAGGAGAATCTTCAATCCACCCCAACTGGAAATACACAAGAGAAAGGAATTCTGGAAAATAAAGTTCAGTTCAGTCAAGTGGACTCATCTTTTAAGTCTATAAATTTATGtagttttttctcttcttttctcaactTACATATTCTTCTGCTACTTCATCCCTCTCTATGGCTTCTAAGTGAATATTCCCCAACTTTATACACCCAGCTTAGCTGACTTGTCTTCTGAGCTATAAGCTTAGACATCAAAGATGCCCCCTGGACATCACCCTGATATTTCACATGACCCTCAACTTGTTCAAAATGAATTCATCCCTCTCATCTTTGTATAGTTCTTATTCTGGTTAAGGGTAGCATTATTTACCtagcatccaaatcagaaatcttttattcattctatATAGCTTTCTCTCTTAGATACCTATGACTAGTAGATACCAATTTCTATGTGTTCTATTTATTCTACATTACCACTGCTATTTCTCAGTTTAAGTCATTATCATCTCACACATAAATCATTGCAACCATGTCCCGTCACCTACCCTCTCTCCCCTTACCCTGTCATCCTCTGTGCGCTAAATATGGAAATCTGATCTTATTATTCCCCTGTTTAAAATCCTTCACTTGTTCCCTTTAACCTAAAAGACGAAATCCAAACTTTGTGTAGCATTAAAGATTTCAAAGATCTGATCATGGCCTACCTTTGTAATTATGTTTTCTATTATCCTGTCATAGCTCTTATATTTGCTCCCTTTTATAAGACTCAAACTGGGCCTATCTTATTAGTCCTCCTGTGGAAATTCTTATTCTGGAGCTAGCTTTCTTCTCTGTTGCTGGAATGGGTAGGATGTGAGCCTTTAACTCCCTGTGGTTGTATTCTCTACCCTTTGGGAAACCCCTTGTATAGTGAAAAAAACTCATGAAATGTAAAACAAACCAGAGATTGgagactgaaagaaagaaagatggagaaacagagTCCTAATAGAAGTTCTGTCTCTGGATCCCACTGTCCCAAAGGctacctttgctttttttttttttttttttttaattttttattgttatgttaatcaccatatattacatcattagtttttggtgcagtgttccatgattcattgtttgttcataacacccagtgctccatgcagaacgtgccctcctcaatacccatcaccaggctaacccatccccccacccccctcccctctagaaccctcagtttgtttttcagagtccatcatctctcatggttcgtttccccctctgacatactccccttttcttcctctcctgttatcttctttttcttttttctgaaaatatgttgcgttatttgtttcagaagtacagatctgtgattcaacagtcttgcacaattcacagcgctcaccgtagcacataccctccccaatgtctaccttTGCTTTTAAATCAAcaggtttccttttttatgtttaaGTTCATTTGAGCTATATTTCTGTCTTTGCTCCTTGCAAAAAAGGAGCACTGACTCATACAATCCCCACACATACACTTAATGTTTAGTCATACCACACCACATTCACAAACCCCCATGTCTCTGTGTCTTTGCACACAGTATTCCTCATATTTTGTGGATGAGCTGTAGGATTATCCTTCAAGACTCTGAACATCACTTCTTACCAAATTCTCTCTTGATACCTTCAGATTAAGCTGACCATTAAGCTCTGAGGGCCTAAACATAGCTACAGAATTGATCATCCTGCATTAATTATGTATTTCCCTTATGAGGTGGTGACATTTTTAGGAAAGGGACCCTGCCTTATTCATTTTGTATAATATGTCATCACAATGTCTGAGGTAGAGGAAGTGTTTAActcatatttgttaaatgatgGATGATTTCACGATTATGCTTCCTATTTTGGAGAGGAATTATTTTTGTGCTCAGAGAAAAGTCTTACTGATTTTGTGGTAGTACTTGTTGAAACTctctattttatcatttcattaatGCTCTATCTGAATAAGGAAAGGAccaaattgtttctattttataataggtgtaaataagtcattttatagtattttttcaaaaataaaaattaacaaaagaaatgggaataaaactgaaaggagaTCTCCTTTAGGACTTGGATTTCTAGGCACTGCGAAGCAAGATTGATATTAACATGCAACAATCCAGTGGAGACTCAGCCAAGTCCTGAGGCAAAGTTTTCAGAATAAATACCCTTGTGATTTTCAGCTTCAAATTTGGTATGTATAAATGCCTAAGAGTTAAgcttcacattcattttttttaaagattaacaaagataaataagtgtACCCATGTGCAATTATTCAAAGAAAGCTCTGTAGCACTCCAATTTTGGTCAGTTTCCTGATattcaaaacaaaactctaaGTTAATCTATGTGAAATTGCATAAGACagcttctgtattttattttcaaattcttttgtaCTGGTTACTGCAATAGatccaaagaaataattttggtgATTTAATGCTATTTTATTGTACTTGAGATTAATTAATCTCCAAATCGATAAATGTGTATAATTTTAGTCAACTAGATAGAGATTAAATACTTGTA is from Zalophus californianus isolate mZalCal1 chromosome 4, mZalCal1.pri.v2, whole genome shotgun sequence and encodes:
- the LOC113911427 gene encoding elongin-C-like codes for the protein MGRKEKTHSGYEGNDAMYVKLIPLDGHEFIIKRQHALASGTIKTTLRGPGQFAKNEINEVSFRDIPSHVLPKVCMHLTHEVLYTNSSMEMPEFPTAPAIVWELLMAANFLDC